One genomic segment of Bos javanicus breed banteng chromosome 23, ARS-OSU_banteng_1.0, whole genome shotgun sequence includes these proteins:
- the GCM2 gene encoding chorion-specific transcription factor GCMb produces MPAPEAQLADCAWSYGMKLSWDINDPQMPQKPAHFDRFCEWPDGYVRFIYSSDEKKAQRHLSGWAMRNTNNHNGHILKKSCLGVVVCAQDCALPDGSRLQLRPAICDKARLKQQKKPCPNCHSALELIPCRGHSGYPVTNFWRLDGNAIFFQAKGVHDHPRPESKSETEARRSAIKRQMASFYQPQKRRIREPEAGENQDHSRHFNNIPSLENPEGLDVIPDAGFPVSGQHCLSFPNSDACKATCDLTTFQGDIVPPFQKYSNPRIYLPRPPCSYELAGPGYANSSPYPTFYKDAGSIPKDSDWVQLNALPYNVNTYSSFERSCDFTSNQHSWKPALGKAGPGERMDQGQFPVEATHPQHTPQPPCRYLATAPPAAPALQTVITTTTRVSYQACQPPTLKCCDNVRDAKSLSSCDYASENTQMSIYPGALDFPAPVVTTSSPTASLPLKIPRDCWTVRQHSLPYPLGAAPSRTDGAEALEVCSSRLGSAANYSDRISPFFSCDDEDF; encoded by the exons ATGCCGGCGCCGGAGGCGCAGCTGGCGGACTGCGCGTGGTCCTACGGGATGAAGCTCAGCTGGGACATCAACGACCCGCAGATGCCGCAG AAGCCAGCTCACTTTGACCGCTTCTGCGAGTGGCCGGACGGCTACGTGCGTTTCATCTACAGCAGCGACGAGAAGAAGGCGCAGCGCCACCTGAGCGGCTGGGCCATGCGCAACACCAACAACCACAACGGCCACATCCTCAAGAAGTCGTGCCTGGGTGTGGTGGTGTGTGCGCAGGACTGCGCCCTGCCCGACGGCTCGCGGTTGCAGCTGCGGCCAGCCATCTGCGACAAGGCGCGGCTGAAGCAGCAGA AGAAGCCTTGTCCCAACTGTCACTCTGCTTTGGAGTTGATCCCCTGTCGAGGGCACAGCGGTTACCCTGTAACCAACTTCTGGCGACTGGATGGCAACGCGATCTTTTTTCAG GCCAAGGGAGTTCATGATCACCCAAGACCAGAGAGCAAATCAGAGACGGAAGCTAGAAGAAGTGCAATCAAGAGACAAATGGCTTCTTTTTACCAACCACAGAAAAGGAGAATTCGAGAACCTGAG GCAGGAGAGAATCAGGATCACAGCAGACATTTCAACAACATCCCTTCCCTGGAGAACCCAGAGGGCTTGGATGTGATTCCTGACGCTGGCTTCCCTGTTTCGGGCCAGCACTGCCTTTCCTTTCCAAACTCGGATGCTTGCAAAGCTACCTGCGACCTCACCACCTTCCAGGGAGACATAGTACCACCCTTTCAGAAGTATTCGAACCCAAGAATCTATTTGCCCCGGCCCCCTTGCAGCTATGAATTGGCAGGTCCTGGGTATGCAAATTCAAGCCCGTATCCCACCTTTTATAAAGATGCCGGCAGTATCCCTAAGGACTCGGACTGGGTTCAGCTGAATGCGCTGCCGTACAACGTCAACACCTACAGCAGCTTTGAGAGGAGCTGTGATTTCACCAGTAACCAGCACAGCTGGAAACCAGCCCTTGGAAAAGCTGGCCCAGGGGAGAGGATGGACCAAGGACAGTTCCCGGTCGAGGCCACTCACCCTCAGCACACCCCACAGCCCCCCTGCAGGTACCTTGCGACCGCCCCGCCAGCCGCTCCAGCCCTTCAGACGgtgatcaccaccaccaccagagtcTCCTACCAGGCCTGCCAGCCCCCCACCCTGAAATGCTGTGACAACGTGCGGGATGCAAAGAGCCTCTCCAGCTGTGACTATGCTTCTGAAAACACCCAGATGTCCATCTACCCAGGAGCCTTGGACTTTCCAGCTCCAGTCGTCACGACAAGCTCTCCAACAGCATCGCTTCCTCTGAAGATTCCCAGAGATTGCTGGACCGTCAGACAACATTCTCTGCCTTATCCTCTAGGAGCAGCACCCTCCCGGACAGACGGAGCAGAGGCCTTGGAAGTGTGTTCCTCCAGACTGGGGTCTGCAGCCAACTATTCAGATCGAATCAGTCCATTCTTTAGCTGTGACGATGAGGACTTTTGA